A genomic segment from Salmo trutta chromosome 38, fSalTru1.1, whole genome shotgun sequence encodes:
- the LOC115178596 gene encoding gastrula zinc finger protein XlCGF57.1 — protein sequence MSSLNYSTPAKEEEEEDVLGVKEDDEEEEGEEEEETEDQITTRERPDSHSESGTSPSEEPDPETSKPARAHHCSQCGKRFIRLGHLNEHMKTHTGEKPYHCSQCGKGFGQSGHLKVHERRHTGEKPYQCSQCEKKCFSPGDLKSHERTHTQSLERPFQCSQCGKRFIQSSHLKEHERIHTGEKPFQCSQCGKGFRYSGHLKVHERTHTGEKPYQCSQCQKGFFSPGDLKKHERTHLVERPFQCSQCGKRFMQSSHLKKHKRIHTGEQPFQCSHCGKSFTRLGNLKTHEMTHTGEKPFHCSFCGKRFTHLGNLKMHEMTHTGNKPFHCSQCGKGFGHSGHLKVHERTHTGEKPYQCSQCESKFFSSGDLKSHERTHTVERPFQCSQCGKSFTRLGNLNMHLRTHTGEKPYHCSDCGKRFIQLGDLKSHERTHTGDKPFQCSQCGKSFAWLGNLKMHERIHTGEKPFHCSLCGKSFTFLGTLKKHEMTHTGEKPFQCSQCGKSFTQLVNLKRHDATHTG from the exons agagacagaagatCAGATTACCACCa gagagagaccagactctcatTCTGAAAGCGGGACGAGTCCTTCCGaagaaccagacccagagacatCCAAACCAGCAAGAgcacaccactgctcccagtgtggaaagagatttatccGGTTAGGGCACCTGAACGAACATATGAAAACacatacaggggagaagccttatcactgctcccagtgtggaaagggttttggACAGTCAGGGCATCTAAAAGTGCATGAAAGaagacacactggagagaagccatatcaatgctcccagtgtgaaaAGAAATGTTTCTCACCAGGGGACCTGAAGtcacatgagagaacacacacacagtctttagagaggcctttccaatgctctcagtgtggaaagagatttatccAGTCATCGCATCTGAAAGAGCAtgaaagaatacacacaggagagaagcctttccaatgctctcagtgtggaaagggttttagaTACTCAGGGCATTTAAAAGTGCAtgaaagaacacacactggagagaagccgtaTCAATGCTCCCAGTGTCAAAAGGGTTTTTTCTCACCAGGGGACCTGAAAAAACATGAGAGAACACATTTAGTAGAGAGGCCTTtccaatgctctcagtgtggaaaaaGATTTATGCAGTCATCACATCTGAAAaaacacaagagaatacacacaggcgAACAGCCATTCCAATGCTCTCATTGTGGAAAAAGTTTTACCCGTTTAGGAAACTTGAAAACGCATGAgatgacacacacaggagagaagcctttccactgctccttCTGTGGAAAACGTTTTACCCATTTAGGGAACCTGAAAATGCATGAgatgacacacacaggaaataagCCTTTtcactgttcccagtgtggaaagggttttggACACTCAGGGCATCTAAAAGTGCAtgaaagaacacacactggagagaagccataTCAATGCTCCCAATGTGAAAGTAAATTTTTCTCATCAggggacctgaaatcacatgagagaacacacactgtagagaggcctttccaatgctctcagtgtggaaagagttttacccggttAGGGAATCTGAATATGCatttgagaacacacacaggggagaagccataCCACTGCTCAgactgtggaaagagatttatccAGCTAggggacctgaaatcacatgagcggacacacacaggagataagcctttccaatgctctcagtgtggaaaaaGTTTTGCCTGGTTAGGGAACTTGAAaatgcatgagagaatacacactggagagaagcctttccactgctccttgtgtggaaagagttttacctttTTAGGGACACTGAAAAAGCATGAgatgacacacacaggagagaagcctttccaatgctcccaatgtggaaagagttttacccagttagtgaacctgaaaaggcatgacgcaacacacacaggatag